The genomic window AACATTTATGACCTCGGGCTGATTTACGACATCAACATTTACCCGGACCAGACCGTCCATGTCAGCATGACCCTCACGGCGCCAGGTTGCCCCGTGGCCGACACCATGCCACGGGAAGTTGAAGAGTCTATTCGGGATGTTGAGGGGGTAACAGACGCGCGGGTAGAGCTTACG from Bacteroidota bacterium includes these protein-coding regions:
- a CDS encoding iron-sulfur cluster assembly protein; protein product: METPVENDQNEKDKVEKDQVENELEQRIIGALKEIFDPEIPVNIYDLGLIYDINIYPDQTVHVSMTLTAPGCPVADTMPREVEESIRDVEGVTDARVELT